A stretch of the Pseudomonas cavernicola genome encodes the following:
- a CDS encoding AI-2E family transporter: MLPTLTSEKALSRGLLDVLIRAGLIAVLVIFCFQIFHPFLDLMLWSLILAITLYPLQGRLKGKLGNNEGRTATLIVLIAIGILMVPIYLLGTSIADSVENALAMVKTGSFHIPPPGESVASWPLVGQTLYDFWLQAATDLTGVLKKLLPYLKGASLSLLGKLAGVGVGLLMFIFALIIAGIFMAYGDNGSRSAVLIASRISGPDRGPRIATLCTATIRAVAQGVVGIAFIQMLLVGVGFVVMGIPGAGLLALAALLLGIMQLPVVLISLPVIGYVFATEGASVATIIFAIYSLVAGMADNVLKPLLLGRGVDVPMPVILIGALGGMVTSGIIGLFIGPVVLAVGYQLFWQWVEDQPQGDEPSEQKQT, from the coding sequence ATGTTGCCCACGCTCACTTCCGAAAAGGCGCTGTCCCGTGGTCTGCTCGATGTACTGATTCGTGCCGGGCTGATCGCCGTTCTGGTGATTTTCTGCTTCCAGATCTTTCACCCATTCCTCGACCTGATGCTCTGGTCGCTGATCCTGGCGATCACCCTCTACCCATTGCAAGGCAGGCTCAAGGGCAAGCTGGGTAACAATGAGGGGCGCACCGCGACGCTGATCGTGCTGATCGCCATCGGCATCCTCATGGTGCCAATCTACCTGTTGGGCACCTCGATAGCCGACTCGGTGGAGAATGCCCTGGCCATGGTCAAGACTGGTAGTTTCCATATCCCGCCGCCGGGCGAATCGGTGGCCAGCTGGCCACTGGTGGGTCAGACCCTGTACGACTTCTGGCTGCAGGCCGCCACCGACCTGACCGGCGTGCTGAAAAAACTCCTGCCCTATCTGAAAGGCGCCAGCTTGAGCCTGCTGGGCAAGCTCGCCGGCGTCGGTGTGGGCCTCCTGATGTTCATCTTTGCCTTGATCATCGCGGGCATCTTTATGGCCTATGGCGACAACGGCAGCCGCAGCGCGGTACTGATCGCCTCGCGCATCTCCGGCCCGGACAGGGGGCCGCGAATCGCCACGCTGTGCACCGCCACCATTCGCGCAGTAGCCCAGGGCGTGGTCGGTATTGCCTTTATCCAAATGCTTCTGGTCGGCGTCGGCTTTGTGGTCATGGGTATTCCCGGCGCCGGCCTGCTGGCCCTGGCCGCGCTGCTGCTTGGCATCATGCAGCTGCCAGTGGTGCTGATTTCCCTTCCGGTGATCGGTTACGTCTTTGCCACCGAGGGGGCCAGTGTGGCGACCATAATCTTCGCCATCTACAGCCTCGTTGCCGGCATGGCCGACAACGTGCTCAAGCCGCTGCTGCTGGGTCGCGGCGTCGATGTACCGATGCCGGTGATACTGATCGGCGCCCTGGGCGGCATGGTCACCAGCGGCATCATTGGTCTGTTCATCGGCCCGGTTGTTCTAGCGGTCGGTTACCAGCTGTTTTGGCAGTGGGTAGAAGACCAGCCGCAGGGTGACGAGCCAAGCGAGCAGAAGCAGACTTGA
- a CDS encoding DUF2950 domain-containing protein, translated as MNAAFRIFPIALLAVLAQSAHAQQAFPSPDAAAEALVTALGSKKADAERLAALLGNDWRSYIPTGDIDRDDVDAFLAHYREKHKIQSDAEDKAHLVVGTDPWTLPLPIIRGKDGWAFNAKAGGDEIRERRIGRNELSTVQAELAYYDAQVDYAEVDRDGDGALEYAQKFISSDGKYDGLYWAEEPGIEESPLGPLFGDAKPGSDWHGYNYRILDAQGPSAPGGAYSYKLGDNMSRGFALIAWPAKYGDSGVMSFMISHDGQVFQKDQGSDSAKLAKAMPSFDPDSSWSEVEEPPTP; from the coding sequence ATGAATGCTGCATTCCGTATTTTCCCAATTGCGCTGCTGGCGGTTCTGGCCCAGAGCGCGCACGCGCAGCAGGCTTTTCCCAGCCCGGATGCCGCCGCCGAAGCCCTGGTTACCGCACTCGGCAGCAAGAAGGCCGACGCTGAACGGCTCGCGGCCTTGCTCGGCAACGATTGGCGCTCGTATATCCCGACCGGGGACATCGATCGCGATGATGTCGATGCCTTCCTCGCCCACTATCGGGAGAAGCACAAGATCCAGTCCGACGCAGAAGATAAAGCGCATCTGGTGGTCGGTACCGACCCATGGACACTGCCGCTGCCGATCATCCGGGGCAAGGACGGTTGGGCCTTTAATGCCAAGGCCGGGGGCGATGAGATCCGCGAACGCCGAATCGGTCGTAACGAACTGTCTACCGTGCAGGCAGAGTTGGCCTACTACGATGCACAGGTGGACTACGCCGAGGTCGACCGTGATGGCGACGGCGCGCTTGAGTACGCGCAGAAGTTCATCAGCAGCGACGGCAAGTACGATGGTCTGTATTGGGCCGAGGAGCCGGGTATCGAGGAAAGCCCGCTCGGCCCGTTGTTCGGCGACGCCAAGCCGGGCAGCGACTGGCATGGTTACAACTACCGTATCCTCGATGCACAGGGCCCATCGGCGCCGGGCGGCGCTTACAGCTACAAGCTCGGCGATAACATGAGCCGCGGTTTTGCCCTGATCGCGTGGCCGGCGAAGTACGGCGACAGCGGTGTGATGAGCTTCATGATCAGCCACGACGGCCAGGTGTTCCAGAAGGACCAGGGCTCAGACAGCGCGAAGCTGGCGAAGGCCATGCCGAGCTTCGATCCGGACAGCAGTTGGAGCGAAGTCGAGGAGCCGCCGACGCCCTGA
- a CDS encoding DUF3300 domain-containing protein, with the protein MRVCHCFSAILLTVLALSGCSDEDKPPATKALAAPAAGVAGAAPTPAPTPTPEPAPTKPAEAVFGPEELDQMLAPLALYPDALLAQVLMAATYPGDVADAAAWSKAHPDSSGDAAVRQVANEPWDPSVQSLVAFPAALATLGQDPTWVQRVGDAFLAQPDAVMDSVQRLRRQAQAAGNLESNEQQRVTVQPAAPAPANSTVVVQQPAATQTIIIEPAQPQTVYVPSYNPSVVYGTWPYPSYPPAYYPPPPGYYVGTALAAGLAFGAGVAIVNSLWGDCNWGRGDVDIDVNRYNNINVNRQINANQNTWKHNSVNRDGVPYRDRVNREQSGRRLAGAEQRDAFRGHDPARASERERARQSLTQRGIESPATSNRQARERAQTASRELRKEPQVRKEPQVRQRAQVSEQKRQRVQNNPQVRQNARQQHTSAQGPRNNAFSGARNPSSSRVQASRGQASRAAASRPQAARSGGHAVQRPARAPSRGGGGRR; encoded by the coding sequence ATGCGTGTTTGCCATTGCTTCAGCGCAATCTTGCTCACCGTGCTGGCCCTGTCCGGCTGTTCGGACGAGGACAAGCCCCCCGCCACGAAGGCGTTGGCCGCCCCCGCAGCGGGCGTAGCAGGCGCTGCGCCCACACCTGCACCCACACCCACACCGGAACCGGCACCGACAAAGCCGGCCGAGGCCGTGTTCGGGCCTGAGGAACTCGATCAGATGCTGGCGCCGCTGGCCCTGTATCCAGACGCGCTGCTGGCCCAGGTGCTTATGGCGGCAACCTATCCGGGCGATGTCGCCGACGCTGCGGCTTGGTCCAAGGCACATCCGGACAGCAGCGGTGACGCCGCCGTGCGTCAGGTCGCGAACGAGCCCTGGGATCCAAGCGTGCAATCGTTGGTCGCCTTCCCAGCAGCGCTGGCCACCTTGGGCCAGGACCCGACCTGGGTGCAGCGCGTGGGCGATGCCTTTCTCGCACAGCCCGACGCTGTGATGGATTCCGTGCAACGCCTGCGCCGACAGGCGCAAGCTGCCGGCAACCTCGAATCCAACGAGCAGCAGCGTGTCACCGTGCAGCCGGCCGCTCCGGCACCAGCCAACTCGACCGTGGTGGTGCAGCAGCCCGCAGCCACACAGACCATCATCATTGAGCCGGCCCAGCCGCAGACCGTCTACGTGCCTAGCTATAACCCGAGCGTGGTCTACGGCACTTGGCCCTATCCGTCTTACCCGCCGGCGTACTACCCACCGCCGCCGGGTTACTACGTTGGCACCGCTCTCGCCGCCGGCCTGGCCTTCGGCGCGGGTGTGGCGATCGTCAATTCGCTTTGGGGCGACTGCAACTGGGGCCGTGGCGATGTCGACATCGACGTCAACCGCTACAACAACATCAACGTCAATCGTCAGATCAACGCCAATCAAAACACTTGGAAGCACAACTCGGTCAACCGCGACGGCGTGCCTTACCGCGACCGCGTTAATCGCGAGCAGAGTGGCCGACGCCTGGCCGGCGCCGAACAGCGTGACGCTTTCCGCGGCCACGATCCGGCGCGAGCCTCCGAGCGCGAGCGCGCCCGCCAGTCGCTTACGCAGCGCGGCATCGAATCCCCGGCCACCAGCAACCGCCAGGCGCGCGAACGGGCCCAGACCGCGAGCCGCGAGCTGCGCAAGGAGCCCCAGGTGCGCAAAGAACCCCAGGTGCGCCAACGCGCGCAGGTCAGCGAGCAGAAGCGCCAGCGCGTGCAAAACAATCCGCAGGTCCGCCAGAACGCGCGTCAGCAGCACACCAGCGCGCAGGGGCCGCGCAACAATGCCTTTTCCGGCGCCCGCAATCCTTCATCGTCACGAGTGCAAGCCAGCCGCGGCCAAGCCAGTCGCGCCGCCGCTAGTCGGCCGCAGGCGGCACGTAGCGGCGGCCATGCCGTGCAACGCCCCGCCCGGGCACCGTCTCGCGGCGGTGGTGGTCGGCGCTGA
- a CDS encoding GFA family protein: MQLKGSCHCGAVIFSLTSAHPYPYQRCYCSICRKTQGGGGYSINLAGDAHSLKVTGRKQIAIYHAKIKEEGDRRAHTSSAERHFCRLCGSALWLFSPEWPDLIHPFASAIDTPLPVPPEHTHLLLDSKSSWVEVDVRPGDKQFDGYPDESIAQWHERLGLSR; this comes from the coding sequence ATGCAGCTCAAAGGTTCCTGTCACTGCGGTGCGGTGATTTTCAGTCTGACCAGCGCCCATCCGTATCCCTATCAACGCTGCTATTGCTCGATCTGCCGCAAAACCCAGGGCGGTGGCGGTTACTCGATCAACCTGGCTGGCGATGCCCATAGCCTGAAAGTCACGGGGCGCAAGCAGATTGCCATCTACCACGCCAAGATCAAGGAGGAGGGCGACCGCCGCGCCCATACCAGCAGTGCCGAGCGGCATTTCTGCCGGCTCTGCGGCAGCGCCCTGTGGCTATTCAGCCCGGAGTGGCCGGACCTCATTCATCCCTTCGCCTCGGCCATCGACACGCCGCTGCCGGTGCCGCCAGAACACACCCACCTGCTGCTCGATTCGAAGTCCTCCTGGGTCGAAGTCGATGTGCGGCCCGGCGACAAACAGTTCGACGGCTACCCCGACGAGTCCATCGCCCAGTGGCATGAGCGGCTTGGTCTGAGTCGCTGA
- a CDS encoding MTH938/NDUFAF3 family protein, whose product MRFDAFSFGTISIDGVTYPHDVVLAHGQVRKRRKKPSKKFRDAFGHTPLSIEEDIPWDCRRLVIGTGTGALPVMEEVRREAERRHIELVIVPTAEAIAKLEEQHDQTNAILHLTC is encoded by the coding sequence ATGCGCTTCGATGCATTTTCTTTTGGCACCATCAGCATTGACGGGGTCACCTATCCTCATGACGTGGTGCTCGCTCATGGACAGGTCCGCAAACGCAGGAAGAAACCGTCCAAGAAGTTCCGCGATGCCTTTGGTCACACCCCGCTGTCAATTGAGGAGGACATCCCTTGGGACTGCCGGCGGCTGGTAATTGGCACCGGCACCGGGGCGTTGCCAGTCATGGAAGAGGTGAGGCGCGAGGCTGAGCGTCGGCACATCGAATTGGTCATCGTGCCGACAGCAGAAGCCATAGCGAAGCTGGAAGAACAGCATGACCAGACCAACGCGATCTTGCATCTCACGTGCTAG